aacaaaaaaacaagcagaaaaCTGGATTGTAGTGTTTACATTGAAACCAGCCCTCTCATGACCAACACTTTGTCAATTCTGCTTGGAGTAAAAACCAGACATCTTCACCAGCTCACTATGTTGGCTGAAGAAGAGCAAGCCACACCtgccaaagaggaaaaaattagggaataaagaggaaaactaagaaataaaaatgacaaacaaatacaaattaaatacatatatattcaaagcatgaggtctttCAGCAGGTTCTCCatgggatgcattcctgtatgacctgagctagatttcaTGGTCCTtatctggcagggggggttggacttgatgatttatggaggtcctttccaacccccatcatcctgtgatcctgtgaatataCTATCAGCAAATTAATATTGTGATCTGGATCAGTGAGTGCAGTGAATTAGGCTACAATTGTTGTCTACAGCTGGTTGGGTAACACACAGCAAGATCAGTTAATTGACTCAGAAGAGCAACAACTGAATTGGTTCCACCATGGAACAGATGGAACTAGTAAGGTTTCGAGGCAGCATAGCTGGGTGCAGAAGATGACATTTTAAGGCTTGATTGTTGTAGTTTTAAAGTGTAATACCTTCTTTTGACTGTACTGTAAACTTTCTTTATTTCAGGTGCCTTCGAAGTTTGACAAAGAACCTTTCCAGATATGCTGCAGATATTAAATCGTTGCCACCCAACATAAAGGATAAACTGATTAGTTTAATGAGTAGGCAAGGACAAATAACAGATTCAAATATCAGTGAGGTAAGAATCCACTCAAGACTATACTGCTTGTAAGAGTTAATACAGAGAGATAAACTAAACTGAAACTGTTTGCATGAAACAATAAATTCAGACATGCTTACTCTGTCTCTGTTTTTAACAGGGTTTTTCTTAAACTTTGTAATTTTAACAGTATTCATAGTAATAAGGTTTTGTTTGTAGAATCAAGTAAATTAAAAATGTTCTCCCTTCAGTGGTAATTGACTTCTGTGTAATCACCTGATGTATATTACCCCTTTTCAGTACAGGAAACTAAACTTATATAAACCAGTTCCTATTCCTGAATGTAGTATGTTTCAAGAAGCTAATGATTCAGAGGAATTGACTCACAGATGGACTGTAAGCTATCTAGTGGGGAAAGTGTAGGGTCCACACTCTACCAAATTGCATCTCCACTGAGACAAAATTTCAGTCAGCTTATATAGCATTTTTCTGAAGCACTCCATTCTGTGGTTCATCCCAAATAAGCAAGTAGTCTGGTTACATTACTGCAGTGCTCTATTTTGTCTATTCTAGCTCATTCTATGCTTTTCTAGATAGCAAAGCATACACACCTAAAGGCAGCTGTTTTGCTGGGTGTCATACTCCTGCCGTGGGGTAAGCCTCTGACAAGTTAAAAAACAAGAATTATGCTAGCTCATACTTATGCTAAGAGTGGCCTAGTTCTGTCAAGCAAACCTTAACTCCATTCCTTAATTTACTAGGGCATAATTTAGTAATGTTATTTTCTATTGACATTAAGCATTCAGTCTTGATTCTTTGAAATACATAGAAAATTCAAATTCTCTGATCCATTTTGCTCACAGAGGTGTTTTCAGTGTTTCAAAATTAAACCAGTTAATGACTTTTCATTATCTGTAAATTCAGGGGCCTGTTGTGGTATCTGTCTACTGTCATCTTTTAAACCTCAAAGCAGGGCATGAGAATTGGGGCAAGCTGAAGGTTGGTCTTAGTAAACCAGAAAATGAGTGACTCCCTGTTCGTTCCTGCTTTGTCCTGTGACTCAGAAGAGGCAAACAGTATTGGTTTCTCACAAAGTGGAGCCAGAGCTAGAAGTACTGTGGAAAAATTACTAACAGCAAACTTCATCATTagtatgctttttttttccaactgtaCAAAATACATCTTTGAATAGAAATAAGAATCTTATTCTGGAAAATATGAGTTGAGAAAACATTCAGGGTATCTGTTAAGTACTTTCTAAGCATCCTAAGAAATGGATATAATTAAAACCATATgattgtgtgtgtatacatgcaCAAAACCTATTAGTAGGTTTTTAGACTGGAAATAAACTAGAGATTTTAAGTTGCAGTCTTTTCCTTCTTATTTAGACTTTCTTGCATCTAATAGTTAATTTTCTCAAAAAGACTCAGGCAGTCTCAAAACCAGCAGTTTGTTCAATTTTATTGTGTCTTAGTGTGGACTTCTGAAAGAAATCCAACAGTCAGGAAAGGCATCTTGAATAACTGTTAATGCTCATCTGGTATTTAGCTGTCATCCATgcatttgggggttttgggttCCTCAGATATCAGTCAAATAAGAGCTGAGTGTTCTCAAAAGTGCTCAAAAGTGTACTGTGGGATAGGTGTTAGGTTTTGTGGCATAAAGAGACATATTGAAGGCTTCTAGCATTTGGGAAGAAAAAGCTGTCAAAGTTGTCCAAGGTCTGCCATTCATTTTGAGGAAGGTGGTGATTATAATCTCCCAGAagcttttactttttttaaagGCTAATTTGACTTTGTCATTATGGCTTTTAGCATCTTATATATTTGCAATCCAGAAGAAAACCATTATTACTTGTAATATTTTTATTGTACCTGTTAAAATGTTGAACCTGAGAAAGAAATGTGTCTTTAACAAGCTGCTAGCTCTGTGGTTAGCTTTGCTTGTGCATGGAAGTTTACCATTAAGCTTTTATCCTTGTGTGTTAAGGGAGGGAATAAAAAAGCTGAAGAGAGTAATATAATGTGATGTGAAACCATCATCTACTCTTTCCCTCTTAGTCTGAAAAACAGCTCAGCAAAACCACAGTTTTTTTTGCACAAGAGGGAGTTATAAACTATATTTATTAAGGAGTAGTGAGAATCATTGAAaattaaaacagaaataaagTATATGGCCATTGCTGCTAAAATCTGAGGCCTTCCTTTGCTTTAGGTCTACATTTCTAAGTCCTTTCTGGGAATATTTCACAAAAACTCCAACCTGTGGCCTTGTGGGAGTGAAAGAGCCTTGTTTAATGAGGATTTGGTACCTCCTCAAGGTACAGTAATGAGAATCCTTGTTTATAAGAAAAAGAGTGTGTGTTAGGTGAGAAAAAATACTCTGGGGTAAAATACCTTTCAAATATTACCCTTATGTGTTCAGGAGCTTTAAGTTTTGATCACTGTCAGTACTTTTTCACACTTACAATTTCTGCCATGAAAGTTGAGTATGTTTGAGGGCATTATCCTTGATATAATCCTTCTACCTTATCTGTGTTGGCAGAAGCACTAGTGTTAGCAAAGGTACCTTCAAAATAGTAGTGTTAGTCCCCTCCTACTCTAGATGTGATCACAGAAGTTGAGTGTTCATGCTGTAGGGGCTGAACCATTGTGCTGTTGTGACAAATATACTGTATTTTCTTCAGAGTTTTTAGTTCCTAGGACTGGCAACTCCATCCTCTAATGTATATTTTTGTTGAGTTCTATGTGATGTCTACCATTTGCAAGTATTTTAGCTAAAACTATATATGttctgtggcacagcagagtTTGACTGAAATGGTAGGTTTTTGTTACAGGTGTTGCATCCAGCTGTTGAGTCTCTAGACCTCCGAGACTGTGATATTTCAGATAATGCATTACTGCAGCTTTATAACTGCAAACAGCTGAAAAAAATCAACTTAAATTCTTGCAAAGAAAACAGATTAGGAATCACTTCAGAAGGTATGTTATCTTCGTGTAGATAACTGGGATCTtatttctgctttatttttcttattAGATGGGAGTAAATTGCAAAAAATACTTGGGCTAAAGATTGCTTTTAAAAAATCCCCAGTGCCACACCAATACTAATTAAAAGTCTCTTCAGTGGTGTAAATTATAGACCAAGAGCACTGGTTGTCTTCTGAGAGAGAGCTATCAGGTTACACTCATGCTAGGTTTCTGGTAAAACTATGCTACATTTGATCATATTTTCCATTTTATCTTAATTATTCCTTCTTCAAAACTTGTTTCAGAGCCTCACCAGTACCACTAGTGTTGAAGTGCAAAGCCTGTGATTTCCTAAAGTAATTTTTTACCCTCTTCCAATTAAATGTGCTTGATAATAAATAAGCTTATAGCATCTTCTTTGACTTAAAAGACTTTACTTGCTTTAAAGACTTGAATTGCTTCACAATTTCAGGTATTACTTTTAACCTCCAGTTTCAAGTTGTATGAAGGAGCTATTAGCTTAAAATAATTCAACTTGCTGAGGTTTATTTCCTACAAGTTTTGATTTGTCTTTTGATTACATGTAGTCCTTTGCTCCATCATTACTACTTGAGGCCAAATAGCCATAGAACCATGTAATGGTAAGggtggaggggacctctgaagatcactgagtccaaccccctgtctgAGCTAATGTATACTGTACAGTCTTGGTTTATATTGTTTTACCAGTGTATAGTGATACACTTACCTCTTTACTTAAGTCATTGGCACTTTTTCATGCACTCACTCAGATAATACCTCATGTATATAACATCCCTCAAGTATTCTTCTGCAGTATGGATTGGAATCAAGCATTTAGAAGTTTTAATCAACTCTATCACTGTTCACTGTAAGTTTGTTTTTCTCATCCTTGAATTAAAGAGAGCACAGCATTTTCTTTTTATACAGGGTCTTGTTGTCAAGGCATGAAATGAAAGTTGAACAATTGATGACTGAGGGAGAGCATATTGGATTCAGACTGGTGGTTATGTTAAaaaatgagtactttttgtaatGGCTTTGTTTCTTTGACAGGTGTCATAGCTCTGGCCTTATCCTGTCCTTACTTGCGTGAAGCGTCTTTTAAAAGGTGCTGTGATATAACCGACAGCGGAGTTCTTGCTCTTGCACTCAACTGTCAGTTTCTAGAAATAGTGAGCTTGGGAGGCTGTTCAGGCATCATGGATGCATCTCTGCAGGCACTAGGGGAAAACTGCAAATTTCTTCACAGTGTGGACTTTTCATCTACTCAGGTAACTACGGTGGCAGCTGGCCAGGTGACTttagtttgtttattttttaaggCTCTGGTGATAAAGTCGAAACATATCCTCTTTAATGTTCATTGGCTCACTGGATGGCAAAGAACTGGGGGAAGAATGTTGCCTGAAAGGACTGTGCAGACTGAAGCAGTTTGTGGAAGATGTGGGacagattagaatcatagagtctaccaggttggaagagacctccaagatcagccagtccaccctataacacagccctagccaatcaaccagaccatggcactaagtgcctcatccagtcttttcttgaacacctccagggatggtgactccaccacctccctgggtagcccattccaatgccaatcactctctctggcaagaacttcctcctaacatacagcctgtacctgccctggcacaacttgagactgtgcccccttgttgcTGCCATGTAATATAAGCTCTATGAAGAAAACTGTGTGGTGGATCTGATAACCAGTCCAGCTTTTGAACGTGGGAGGAAGTGTAATGAATTTCATTCCTGGAAGCAAATTAAGAAAGTtgcctttcttgcccttctaaAGAAAGGAATGTCTTTTGTCTGCTGTCTCTTACGGGCAGTCATTGCTTTGTGGCTGCTTGTAGCCAATCACTTTGGTAACACGTTTAGTGCAAATGTATGGTGGTATCATGGAGGTATCCACAAAGAGTAGCTACTGAAAATGAAGATTTATGCCAATAAAAAATTACCCAGCACTCTGATGGACGAAAGTAAATGacaagttgtgctagtttgaggctagctagaatgttttggtgagaagaagtagattacaggtggtgaaagggaaacagtggtgatgtctacttcacttgtaagcttgctgagaggtataagagcaagaatccaaacatagataagggagtcactcccTGTCTGGGCCATGGGCTGCATTTAAACCTTTTCATTTATAAGTGCCACATTCTGACCATAATAGCATACACACTACTAAATGACATAAGGAAGCTGCAGAAATGGTGGCTATGCAGTTGGGAACATCCTGACAGAAAAGCCAGGCTGGTTCACATGGGAGTAAA
The sequence above is drawn from the Pogoniulus pusillus isolate bPogPus1 chromosome 15, bPogPus1.pri, whole genome shotgun sequence genome and encodes:
- the AMN1 gene encoding protein AMN1 homolog; this translates as MSRLSGRWDGPDKDFLAPSQLLLDLCLRSLTKNLSRYAADIKSLPPNIKDKLISLMSRQGQITDSNISEVLHPAVESLDLRDCDISDNALLQLYNCKQLKKINLNSCKENRLGITSEGVIALALSCPYLREASFKRCCDITDSGVLALALNCQFLEIVSLGGCSGIMDASLQALGENCKFLHSVDFSSTQVTDDGVVALVSGTCSKNLKEIHMVRCVNLTDIAVEAVLTSCPKIHIFLFHGCPLMTDRSRDVLEQLVISNKIKQVTWTVY